AAGTAGTTGGGCACGTCCCTAAAAACCTTAGCAAACTATTCAACAAATTCATGTCGCTTCCTAACTGTACCATCGGATGTAAAGTGACTGGGAAGCGAGTGAACCGTGGTGCTGGCTACGGACTAGAAATTCCTGCCCAGTACCAATTAATTGGTGTTGAAAAGGCAGTTGAGTGGGCCGAGAAAAATATAAGGAAAGTGTTGGACTCGGTAAATAACAAAACTCAAAGATGTACTaagtaaaatggtttaaattttaagaaaaagtgacatttcatctcgttatttttccattgtccgctttatagggagTGTTTATAAGGGAAACTGTCATTTGGTGCAAAGatttttgtccgctttatagagtgtccgctttataatcgtccgctttatagagatttttttatgagagtttgacctaaATTCTGCCGgtgcaaaaatttttgtccgctttagagggctgtccgctttatagggtgTCCGCTTTAGGGGGATTCCACTGTACAATAAAAGTCAGAGGATAcagtaatgtaaacaaagaaaacatgTTCAATTTGCGTTTCGCAGTCTAGAACAAATAAAATTAGGTGCTTGGGACGGTTAAAATTTGTTCAATGTTAACAAAATAAATGTTCTCTGCTcctgaactaactctggacacAAAATATGGAATGGATACTGTTCTGATGTGTTGTCGAACACATCAGTCTCCATTCTTACACGCGATTAGACGCCTATTGAACACCAAGCTTAAATATACGTACTGAAAAACTGGCTGATGTCATATTTGTAAATACATCAGCTTGTTTGTGTTCTAAAATGTGTACGTTACGAAACAACCCAATTCACGATTTGGAGAAACCTCAAATGTTTGAAAAAGGGACATTGTGGTGTCAGTAACAATTGCAAATATTAGTTTAAAATGTTCACGGACGTGCATTATCTAAGATTTTGCCAGGCAATGAACAAAAGTGTAACTAGGGTGAGTTTATGCTTTGTCAACTACAAATGAATCACTCGCTGCAGTCTGTTGAAAACTGTTGCTTACATATCCACGATTGAAGGGATACATgagaatggaaacatttttaagaaagaaGGGATACAGAGAGGATATACATTTACCAGAGAATGGATACATATTCACCAGAGAATAGATATATATTCACCAGAAATTGGATACATATTCACCAGAGAAGGGATACATATTCAGCAGAGAAGAGATACATATTAAGCAAAGAAAGGATACATATTCACAAGGGAAGGGCTGCATACTCACGAGAGAAGGGATACATATTAAACAGAGAAGTGATACATATTACCTGAGAAGAGATACATATTCACCAAAGAATGGATACATATTAAACAGAGAAATGGTGCATATTTAGCACATAAGTGATACGTATTTACGAGAAAACGGACACATACTCCCCAGAGAAGGAATACAGTGTGTGTTAAATTTCTCCATGGatctaaagtttaaaattttaaatcgtcaaatatatttttactattATTCACACTTTTGGCAAATACAACTCAGGAAATTCAGACAGCCTTTTCTTAGAAACATGCATAAAGTGCTGTTGAGATAACCTACAAATACCATGGGACAGAGGTTGTCtgtagataaaaattatttcttccaCACACGACAACTAATTATGTTACTCAATAAGTAATAAGACAATAGCCGACCAACTTTATTAATtcataaaatgtaaacattataATATATAAACCCCTAACCTTAATTACGTTCAGCTTGATGACAACAATTTAATAGATTCCGATATGGttcaaaataaatgaaaatcacgtgttttctcTATAATCACTGATAACAGGGGCCTTCGATTTTCATGGAGGAGGTTGATGTAGAATCTAAGTGAAGTTGTTGCCATGCCAACAAAGCAGTTTGTTACATGACCATACAAAACAGACAGACTTGATGACAAATTAAATTACAACATGATGTTCCGTTCTCTTAATACCGTGCAAAGTTGATGTAGATTAAATTAATCTCGTTAAGAtcgtgaaataatagtttatttTAAGAATTTCGAATCTGCACTTTTTCCTCTGAATTTTTTCAGCCCTCCAGCCCTCCAGCCCCCCAGCCCTCCAACCCTTCAGCTATTTGATATGTTTTATACATATTGTGTTCTTGACCTAGGAAAAACGACAGAATATAAGTAATCCAGGTTATAGACATAACATATTATTgtttgttgcctgatgtcaaagcCTCTAGCGATTATTTGACGGCTAAAGACCGCTTCGGCGTTGACATAAATGTTAAAAACGAAAGAACCCCTGGTTACGAAGTTGCGTAACAGATTAGATATTGTCAACTGGTCtcttataagaacaaaatagaaaataagaagaatcttTTTGACAAGCTCTATTTGTTAAACAATGTTTTCTTCTGTATGTAAATTAAATAATAAGAGATTGATGCAACTTTCCCCTTACTAGAATCTATTTTACTAACCGGGTTTACAGAGCTGTAAAGGCAAAACAGTCTGGGAACTAAGTTGATGTTAAAGCATTCCAGAGTGTTTTGACAgtacataattttttaatcGACTGATGAAGTATCTTCCATCGTTGACTTTACTTTCAACTAGATCTGATTATCTTGCCAAAGCAGACTAGTTATCTAGATAGAGATTACAAAATCCATCACAAGAATTTTCAACCTTGCATTAAAAGGACTACGAAACAGAAGGTTACGCACCCCTTttatgacttacacgaaagtcatcGCTACGTCAATAGAAGAATTataaaactaacaaaaaaaccCAGCCGGgctgttcttctttttttgccATGAAATGCTTTCTATAAATTGGTCAATAATTTTAGAAAGAGTTATCTCTGAAGAAACGTTTATGAATTTTATTAAACTCCGAAATATGTATTCCTAACAAAAATTCACTGGGAAAAGAATCAGAAACAAATTATCGCGATGCGTAACCGTCGCTGCGCGCTTGTGCGTCCGAGTAGCCCACTGGAAACAAAATTACGAGCTTAACTTCAATATGGCAGCATTCCAGGCAAATTCTTTGGTCGAAATCATCTAATTAcgtcaaaattattttaaattatggaGCGAATAGCACCAAATAACTTCCTTATATAGGGCAATGTCGGAAACCGTTTATGCCCGCTACTTTCCGACGTGTTAAAGATCCAAGCAGACTTTTGTCGTAATATTAGTTTGCAGAAAATTAAATGAACACTGCGCTGGAGGGTATATAAATTACAAATCTTGTATACAcgctaaaaacaactttaaaagaaCGCGGGTCTcaaattttgccaaaaaataagaacaaaataagaacggCTTCaggctttaatattttttaaaacgaaaaacaattCGAGTCTAAATTTTGgcataaaataagaacaatccaGGTCATTATTTCTTTCGCAATCTTCTAACTAACGATATTGTTTTagcttgtaattttttttttcttgcaatTAGTATGCATGAAAATGCTTACATTGACTCGATGGATCATTAATACAATTCTAGTAGCTTTATTAGCCACAAAATCACACATTTTTTTCATATCAGCACATTAATTGCTGGGAAATTCAAGaacaaaaaattcataaataagaACACGATGAAGGCTATATTCCGGagttgtgtttttattattaagaacaaaataagaacaaatcaGTCTATAAAAGTCTCGaaaaataaaaagctagccTCAGGTCGGATTTTACCAGTTTTTTGGAAAACAACGTGTCTCCCTCCCTTGTTCCTTGCTTTCTTTTTACCacagacaaaacaaaattatgcaattacAGTCAGGGGTTTGGAAACAAAGTGGTGATTTTTCTTTCACATCATTAATCTAACAAGATCGATAACTTTTAATGTGATTTCTTAagataaaatctttaaaatgtgTCACTCAGCCTCTCCTGAACGCGTTCACAGATCTCATTGTGTGGAAAAAATATCGATATGAAGACATCGCGGAGGAAGCTCTTTAGTCGTCTCAGTAAAGAAAAGTTTAATCTTATGAAGAGAGTTTGACAACAAGGCATATTCGTTTATTCTGTTTGTATAACATTTCTGTATTGTGTGTTATTAAAAACTTGTGATATACTGTCCTCTTTTGTTGTATTGATAATATTTGTAATCTATAGACAGGCAGATAGATGGTAATTTGACACAGATATTCAACGAATCAATAACAACGCTATATACACTGACTCACGTAACCATCTAGTAATTTGAGTCTATACAAGATTTTACAAATACGTTTCTTATATGAGACCAAGCAAACGATCACCTAGTAAAAGTTTTCTAAATTCTTAggttattttattataaaaagttTCTCaacaagtttcttaattttgtcAGTATACAAGAAGGGTATTCAAtcaacaaatatatacaaagaaaatagaaATAAGGTCTATTTTGCTATACATCATTTAAAATATGTTTCGGTAAAATCGGGAATTCCGTTTATTAGGATAACCCACTTTATCTTTGTCCAATTTTTTGTTATCCCTAAATGCTAATACCTGAATGCTAATCGAATGGCATTGGTTGACTGCCACCAGTCAGTTTCTTATAAAGTGGTTTCTTATACAGAAAAACGTGCATATGATGTCCAATGTTTTCTAAGAAACAGGAAGTTCAGCTTCAGTCTGAGGTTTctcaatttttataatttttataactttaGGTTCAAATACTATtcgcaaaatgttaaaattaattttgcgaaaatttttgttaaaagataatttttcaTGCTTGTTGTGCAAAAGCCTCGATGTTCTTATATGCTTTGtacttctttaaaaatatagcgTGTGTCGGATAATAAATAAGGTCTTAATTTGGGTGCGAAGTGAAGAAAAAGGCTACATGGCCTCGCGCAGTATCTTAGcttggtgaaaaaacaattttcgttCTAAAAATAAGACCACAATTATTGGATCAAATAAATTTCATTTACAAAACCAGTTTTTTACAAACAAGGTTTTGTTTTTCCGAAAAACTTTCATGTTTTAGGAATAAGACCATGTTAATCTTTCTCTGTCATGCACGCTGATTTCTACAACAAAATGAAGACCTCGATGAAGAAGTTTGACAACTAAACATcggaaagaaaaatatttatttataatccTAGGGAAAATAAAATAGTCTCCAAGGCTTAGAACAATATCTGAGATTATTTTCGGTCACATAAGTACTTTCAACTCTCCATCGCACGTAAGTTAGCGCTAAAATGATCCTATAGATGTAAGAAAGTCAGCCGCGGTGGTGGTCGTTAATATGGTATTTTGAGTCTTGTGTGTCGgaacttaaaaagaaaagttttaatttctttaatattgatttatttaaaaataaaacaatttattcTGAAGTTTTCCTTCGTAAGGAACGCAGGATCAGTTCTTTCCGTTTTTCTGGAAAGAAGCTAATGCCAGCAGTTGGAAGCAGTTAATATTCAAAAAGAACAAAAGTTATCAAATTTTGCCGCTTAAATTCATGGTAGACTtccgtttttttttatttacttattgcGGAAGTTATCCACGCTAGAAAATAAATAGCCGACAGGATGAACAGCACCGTGCCGACACTGTCAACCATTCTGCCGAATGTTACCAACACAACGACGACAGCTAtgccaaaagaaaacaaatttgactGGCGcgatattataattattatcgCCTTATGTATAATTCTTGTGATAGGAGTACTTGGGAATTGTCTGGTTTGCCTTTTGTTTCGAACGAGCAGAAAAACAAAACTAGGCACGATGGAAAGCCTTATATTTTTGTTAGCCATAGTGGATTTAATCGCGAGTATTATCAACCCCTCGCTGTATATTTACTGGCAAGTGACGTTTAACAAAAAATGGCATTTCGGTGTCGTGGCATGTAAGATTTTACCGACTATAGCAAAGGCGACAGTTTCTGTCTCGCTTGGTATTATTTTGATCATCACAGTAGATCGTTGTGTAATTATAGTTCGACCGTTTCATCCGCAACCCCGAAAATCAGTCATTTATGTCGGCGTTCTTCTTATAGTGGTGATATCACTTATCAAGGAGTTGCCAAATATTGTTTACTTGGAAGATGTACCAGGAGTAACCTGCGTAGTCCCCGACGCGAGCAACCCGAAGTTTGTTTATCCGTTGGTAATAATGAACATATTGCGGGATCTTGTGTTCTTAACAGTGTTTGTAATCACCTCGTTTTTGATCTACAATGAATTGTATAACAAGGAGCATTTAGCTGCGTTAAAAGCTCAAAAAGATATCAAAAAAACGAAAGAAGTTGTAGTTATGCTCATCACAATGGCCGTCGTATTTATCATTCTCGTTTTCCCTCGTGACATACTACATACAGCATACGCCATTTCGTGGCTCTCTCCTCCGGGGATCCCATACACAAAATTCGTACGCGATATTAAcgccattttgaaaattttacataTGTGCAACAGTGTGTGTAATGTATTCATTTATGCGGGATTGCACGGTCGATTTCGAAGAGAATTGATAAATTTCGTCAAAAAGCTTTTCTGCCGTGTTGCTGAACGACGTAAAATGACGCTATATTCTGAAACGTCGGCATCATATGACGATCAGTACAGTGCATACTCAAACAAAAACATCAATTACGTATGCCCTCCAACACAGTGGGAGGAAAACCATAACTACAGACGCACAGTCACCAATGTAACAACAATGTCGGACATAACCGACCTATCACTTTTGTATCCGATTGATATGGATGAAGAGAAATTCCACCAACTTTTTGAGACAGACATGTAAAGATTTGTaggcttcatttattttttgagaAGGTGGAAGCAAAACTCCCAGAATTATACAGCTTACACGTGATATTGTCTAATTTCGCATAAATTGTGACACTCATTCATGGTGTTTCTTTTCTTATTATCATATATTTCACACGTAAATTAACTATATGTTATCAACGAAGGAGAAGAATTAATGTATTATACTTCGAAATGTAGATATGACACCATACACCCTTTATTGTGGAGATCTTTCCTTTCTATACCCTTCCTTGCCGCTGGTTGCTGTTTAAGCGCTCTTTTTTATGTAGTTACAAAATGGTAGAGTTTTTAGAATTTTCATTGGTTGTTGGATAAGATGTTCGCTGCAAACGTCCCAGAAGCGTTTAAAGATTCTCACGCTCAAGTACATGCTGTAGAGTATACgttgtgtatttttaaaatatgaccaaaaaattaagtttttataCCGCGCGGCTAGTGAATGCAAGATTTTAAATGTTAGCTAATATTTTCTTTCGTAGCTTCATCTTAACTTTAACATCTAGAAAATGTGCATCGGTAGAGAAGTTTTGTTGTCGaaaaagagaacaaaaaaagttaaacagttaaaattctgctttttttgttttgtttttaaatgcaaAAGCAAATCTTCTGTAACCCTAATATATCAGGCTCTTTTTCCTTTGTGTAACCCtgaaaaaaggagtttaatgacGTCATAGGTATCAGAAATAAATCTTCACGTGATTTTTGGTAGCTATCTGGTTTCAagctaaaaaagtaattttaatgacgtcattaaggCCAAAAGTGACGCCTATCTGCaagaaaatttcttattttgacgaTAAAAGATGTCATTAGGCTTGGAATATAATTAGAATATGGCATTTAAAGGCAATTATTGACGTCATTAGGATCAGGAAAATGACACCACTTGTTTGAATCAACATTTCCTTTAAACCTTGTCTCTAGGCAAGATTTAAATATGCCTTTTAATGATGTACGCTGTATAATGATATAATGTAATTGCCAAATAACTTTACAAGGCTGTACAAATCGGAAGAAGCGTTAGATCTAGGGGACTGAATCAGTGGCTACAACTACGTTATA
Above is a window of Hydractinia symbiolongicarpus strain clone_291-10 chromosome 3, HSymV2.1, whole genome shotgun sequence DNA encoding:
- the LOC130635466 gene encoding neuromedin-U receptor 2-like translates to MNSTVPTLSTILPNVTNTTTTAMPKENKFDWRDIIIIIALCIILVIGVLGNCLVCLLFRTSRKTKLGTMESLIFLLAIVDLIASIINPSLYIYWQVTFNKKWHFGVVACKILPTIAKATVSVSLGIILIITVDRCVIIVRPFHPQPRKSVIYVGVLLIVVISLIKELPNIVYLEDVPGVTCVVPDASNPKFVYPLVIMNILRDLVFLTVFVITSFLIYNELYNKEHLAALKAQKDIKKTKEVVVMLITMAVVFIILVFPRDILHTAYAISWLSPPGIPYTKFVRDINAILKILHMCNSVCNVFIYAGLHGRFRRELINFVKKLFCRVAERRKMTLYSETSASYDDQYSAYSNKNINYVCPPTQWEENHNYRRTVTNVTTMSDITDLSLLYPIDMDEEKFHQLFETDM